The region TAACTTTACCTGTAAAAGTATTTGTGCCTGTATTGCTGTTATCTGTTAGTGAGCCTGAAATTATTGTAGTTCCATTAATATTAATACTTCCGGTACTTAAGTTTAAACTTCCTATAATATCAAAAGAGCCAATGTTATTGGCCGGACTTACATTTAATGTAACTGTGTGTCCGCTTTGAATTGTAACCGTACCCGAAACACCTAATTCGCCGGGATAACCTTCTGTGCTTACTGCTACCCATGCCGAGCCGTTGTATATTTCCCAACTTGCATCGGTACTCCAATTCATGGTTGCAGCATTTGACCTATAATCACCCACTGCTTGGCCAAACGAAGTTTTTCCTATAAAAAGAATGAAAAGCAGTGCTATCCCAAACTGCAAAATCCTTGTGTGTAAAAGTGAAGCAAAACCATTAGTTATCTGAAAATTAATGGTTAGGTTTCTCGGATTAACTCTATTTACGGCTATATTTTTCATATTCTCAATTGTTTTCTGTTGGAGGAGCGGTGTAAGCAAATTTTGCACTAAATATTATTATCATTCGTTTGTAAACTTTGTTAGTATAACCTGTTTGATGAAGAAAACCGGCATTAAGGAAATACAACACCAAATTCATTTTTTAGAGTTTCCTTAGCTGCTGTGTTATTCATAATGTTCAGTTTTATATCTTATTTAAATGTCCGTTATTATACCTACTGTACTTGCATTTACTGCCAGCATACTTTTACATGTTCTTCCAACTCTGTCAGTTATTCTTTGGTCAGTAATAACCTTTCAGACAGAGTTATTAGATCTGGAGGAGTCTACCAGAGAATTCCTTTACGGTATAATAGCAGAAAATCATAATAACTTAAATCAAATAATGCCGTTTAATAGCCTATATTATAACAACAATTAAACCATACCATTTATGTGTCAGATAAACAGGTTGTTGTGGTTTGTTATTCGTTAAAACACAGTGTCAAAATCATCCGAAAACGGACAGACCATTTTAATAAACGCAAAAAACCTATTAAAGTTAAGGAAATTGACAAACTGATTCAATATTATGTTGAATTTAAGCTTGTTAGAGCCTGTTTAAATTTAGTTTCCTAGAAATAAGGCTATTGATTAGCTAATCTGATAGTTTTTTCTGAGCTTGCACAAACACCAATTCGAGCAAGCGATGATTAAATACCCAACCAGCTTAACCAATAGCCAATGGCAATGTATAAAGAAAATTCTGAACGACAATCGAAAGCGCAAAGTAAACCTGCGTAAGGTATGGGATGCCGTGCTCTACCAGCTGAAGACGGGCTGCCAGTGGCGAATGCTTCCGAAGGAGTTCGGGGCTTGGAGTACGGTGTACTACTACTTCCGCAAATGGTTGATTAGCGGGACTTGGCAGCGGGTGCAGGCGAGACTCCATATGCTGGTGCGGGAGATGCACTCCCGCAAACCATCCCCCAGTCTTGGGATTATTGACTCCCAGTCGGTGAAGAACAGCGAGCGGGGTGTTCCCGACAAGGGGTACGATGGGAACAAAAAGATAAAGGGGCGTAAGCGTCATATCGTGATGGACACCATGGGAATCCTGATGTGCATTGTGGTAACAGCCGCAAATGTGCATGACAGCGTGGCGGCGGAACAGGCATTAAAGCGGTTGGCGGGGAAATACCCCAGGCTGAAAAGAATCCTGGCGGATGGAGGCTATTCGGGTGAGCGGCTGGCAAAGTTGGCTCATAGCGAATTGGGGATAGAATTTGAAGTGGTCACCCGTAGCGATGAGGCGAAATTCAAGGTTATCCCAAAGCGTTGGATTGTAGAGCGTTCCATATCGTGGTTGATGTGGTCAAGACGGCTCTGCAAGGATTATGAGATGAATACGGAGTCAAGCGAGGCTTGGGTACTCGTGGCTTCCATCGCTATGATGATTAAAAATATTTAAACAGGCTCTTAGAAATTAATATTTTTAATGATTTAAAAAAGCATATAAAAGTCTCTGTTTTATTGACTAAAATTGTTTGTCCAAAATCGGACAAATAAACCATTCATAAAATCATTATTAATAACTGATAATTAATTATATATAGTAATAGGAATGATTTTTGATTAAAATAAAATTGCTTTTGATTTTTTACAAAACAAAATTGGTCTCTTGTAATATTATAATATATGCGTAATACGAATATTCGTGGCAAATATGCCTTGTTGGGAAGTAACACTTCTGGGCAATTAGAACTTACCAAATCTAATTCAGCAATGCAATTTAGAGGGCTAAAGTATTTTGCCGTACTTCTGCTTATGCTTGGTTTGCATAGTTTTTCGTTTGGTCAAACTGTTGGAGATTACAAAACGCGACAGGCTGGTGATTGGACTGACAGAACTGATTGGCAGCGTTGGGATGGCGATTCTTGGGAAATACCTACTGCAGGTCAGGGTTATCCGGGACAAAATGCTGGTACAGGTGTAGTAACCATTCTCAATAATATTTCATTAAACGAAACACCAGCAAATCCAATAGGAGCATTGGTTATAGGAGCAAACCTTACACCAACCAATGCGTCTATAACGATGACCATATCTGGTGATTTTTCTATTTCTGCAGGTACTTTTACTTTAGCTACTAATAATAAAGTGGGAACTTATTATGTAGGAGGAAATTTTTCTTTTTCTGGAGGGACTATTACAGAAACTTCAAGCAGTACTACAAGTACTATTTATTTTAATGGGAACAAAACACAGACCTATACAAGGTCTGGAGGTACAATTAGTAATAATATAAGATTTACTGTGAACAGTGGTACAAATTTGGATGTTGGTACAAGTATAATAAATGGAGCAGGACTTTTTACCCTAAACTCTGGAGCAACCCTAACCACCGCTCATGCAAATGGTTTAGATATTACAGGAAACATACAAACCACAGGAGGCCGAATATTTAACTCAGGAGCAAGTTTGGTTTTTAATGGTGCTGTTGCCCAAAATATTGGCACATTTGCAGCCACCACGGCGGGTCAAATAAATAACCTAACCATAAACAATGCCAGTGGGGTTACTTTAAATACTACATCAATACAGACTATTAACGGTAACCTTAATATTATTAATGGTGCCTTAATTTTTAGCAATACTGCCAGAACTATTACCGTTGCAGGTAATGTTACAGGATCGGGGACATTGGACATGACAGGTGCTGCGCATACCTTAAATATTGGTGGCGCAAACAGTACGTTTACAGGAACCCTTACTGCACAAAGCACTAGCACTATCCGGTATAATGGGTTAAGCCAGACTGTTTTTGGAAGTAATGGCTATCAGAACTTAATAATTGCAGGTGGAGGCACAAAAACCTTACAGGGTAATGTAGCGGTACAGAATGTGTTAACACTTACAAGTGGGGTTGTTCAACTAGGCGATTATAACTTAACCCTTGCCAACACCGCTGCGGGAGCAATAACCGGAACATACTCGGCCACCAATATGATTGAAACCAACTCTTCGGGTGTGTTGGTAAAGCAGGGGAATAGCAACGCATCCTTTGCAATTGTTTATCCAGTTGGTTCGGGTGGATACTATACTCCAATGAGCTTAA is a window of Tenuifilaceae bacterium CYCD DNA encoding:
- a CDS encoding IS5 family transposase; translation: MIKYPTSLTNSQWQCIKKILNDNRKRKVNLRKVWDAVLYQLKTGCQWRMLPKEFGAWSTVYYYFRKWLISGTWQRVQARLHMLVREMHSRKPSPSLGIIDSQSVKNSERGVPDKGYDGNKKIKGRKRHIVMDTMGILMCIVVTAANVHDSVAAEQALKRLAGKYPRLKRILADGGYSGERLAKLAHSELGIEFEVVTRSDEAKFKVIPKRWIVERSISWLMWSRRLCKDYEMNTESSEAWVLVASIAMMIKNI